A genome region from Alistipes dispar includes the following:
- a CDS encoding sigma-54-dependent transcriptional regulator, whose amino-acid sequence MAKEGTLLVVDDNRSILAALQLLMGNYFARVLTLPTPNRLATLLREEPIDVVLLDMNFTAGINTGNEGIYWLREIHRTRPDVKVVLFTAYADIDLAVRAMRDGAVDFVVKPWDNERLVAALRNAYNLARSQREVKQLKEIKRELKQEEPMFWGGSPAMARIREIVEKVAATDANILITGENGTGKEMLAREIHNRSARRRELMVPVDMGAVPETLFESELFGHVKGAFTDARTDRAGKFEVADRGTLFLDEIGNLPPRLQSKLLTAIQSGRIVRLGSNTPVKVDIRLISATNRDLFGMVADGEFREDLLYRINTIHIDLPPLRQRREDILPLAEKFLGRYAAKYNKPIEGFDEAAVREMHDYPWAGNIRELQHTVEKAVILCDGRTIAPATLLLRPAPAETSPKTGFSTLEEMERAMIAEAVTRCGGNLTEVARQLGITRQTLYNKIKRYGL is encoded by the coding sequence ATGGCAAAAGAGGGAACACTGCTCGTCGTGGACGACAACCGCAGCATCCTCGCGGCACTACAGTTGCTGATGGGGAACTACTTCGCACGCGTGCTGACGCTGCCGACGCCCAACCGGCTGGCGACGCTGCTGCGCGAGGAGCCGATAGACGTCGTGCTGCTCGACATGAACTTCACGGCGGGAATCAACACCGGCAACGAGGGCATCTACTGGCTGCGGGAAATTCACCGCACGCGGCCCGACGTCAAGGTGGTGCTCTTCACGGCCTACGCCGACATCGATCTGGCGGTGCGGGCCATGCGCGACGGGGCGGTGGATTTCGTGGTCAAGCCGTGGGACAACGAACGCCTCGTGGCGGCGCTGCGCAACGCCTACAACCTCGCCCGCTCGCAGCGCGAAGTGAAGCAGCTCAAGGAGATCAAACGCGAGCTGAAACAGGAGGAGCCCATGTTCTGGGGCGGCAGCCCGGCGATGGCGCGCATCCGCGAGATCGTGGAGAAGGTCGCGGCGACGGACGCCAACATCCTCATCACGGGCGAGAACGGCACGGGCAAGGAGATGCTCGCGCGCGAGATACACAACCGCTCGGCGCGCCGGCGGGAACTGATGGTTCCGGTGGACATGGGCGCCGTGCCCGAAACGCTGTTCGAAAGCGAACTGTTCGGCCACGTGAAGGGAGCCTTCACCGACGCCCGGACGGACCGCGCGGGCAAATTCGAGGTGGCCGACCGCGGCACGCTCTTCCTCGACGAGATCGGCAACCTGCCGCCCCGCCTGCAATCGAAACTCCTGACGGCGATCCAGAGCGGACGGATCGTCCGCTTGGGCAGCAACACGCCCGTGAAGGTGGACATCCGCCTCATATCGGCCACGAACCGCGACCTGTTCGGCATGGTGGCCGACGGGGAGTTCCGCGAAGACCTCCTCTACCGCATCAACACCATCCACATCGACCTGCCGCCGCTCCGCCAGCGGCGCGAGGACATCCTGCCGCTGGCCGAAAAGTTCCTCGGACGCTACGCCGCGAAGTACAACAAGCCGATCGAGGGGTTCGACGAAGCCGCCGTGCGCGAGATGCACGACTACCCGTGGGCGGGGAACATACGCGAGTTGCAGCACACCGTGGAGAAGGCGGTCATCCTCTGCGACGGACGCACGATCGCCCCCGCCACGCTGCTGCTGCGCCCGGCCCCTGCGGAGACATCGCCGAAAACGGGATTCTCGACACTCGAAGAGATGGAGCGGGCGATGATCGCCGAGGCCGTGACCCGCTGCGGCGGTAACCTCACGGAGGTGGCGCGCCAGTTGGGCATCACGCGCCAGACGCTCTACAACAAGATCAAACGCTACGGACTATGA
- a CDS encoding sensor histidine kinase yields the protein MKRHEGIAYGPVAGYAALLSGSAAALGWAVTSPWYPLAILFVPLLLLALYRLLRLYGNSIRRVTFMFNAVDNDDLTFRFNDDPSKVDSAMLNAALNRIKEILLRAKMRAEERERYYQLIMECAQTGLITINDTGSVYQANGEALRIFGMQRMTHIRQLETSAPEACRALAAIRPGEKLRVTCVTESGEMALTLGCSEIVLEKQRLRVVTVGDINSELNEMQIESWSKLTRILTHEIMNSLAPVTSLSDTLLHLGRPLDRDVEQGLDTISATSRRLMAFVESFRRFTRIPEPQKEPFEVRELVRQAVALTAAEGGGIEIATDIEPQETLIYADKALMGQVAVNLLKNAREAVGGRPGGRIEIRARIDAAEHVVIEISNNGGAIPAEVTENIFTPFFSTKTDGSGIGLSVSRRIMQLHGGSLRLTANTDSRVTFTLRIG from the coding sequence ATGAAACGGCACGAAGGCATCGCGTACGGACCCGTGGCGGGGTACGCCGCCCTGCTCTCCGGATCGGCCGCGGCGCTGGGCTGGGCGGTGACCAGCCCGTGGTATCCGCTGGCGATTCTCTTCGTGCCGCTCCTGCTGCTGGCGCTCTACCGCCTGCTGCGCCTCTACGGCAATTCGATCCGCCGCGTGACGTTCATGTTCAATGCCGTGGACAACGACGACCTGACCTTCCGCTTCAACGACGATCCCTCGAAGGTGGACAGCGCGATGCTCAACGCGGCGCTCAACCGCATCAAGGAGATTCTCCTCCGCGCGAAGATGCGGGCCGAGGAGCGCGAACGCTACTACCAGCTCATCATGGAGTGCGCGCAGACGGGGCTCATCACGATCAACGACACGGGAAGCGTCTATCAGGCCAACGGCGAGGCGCTGCGCATCTTCGGCATGCAGCGCATGACCCATATCCGGCAACTGGAGACCTCCGCTCCGGAGGCCTGCCGGGCACTCGCGGCGATCCGCCCCGGGGAGAAGCTCCGCGTGACGTGCGTCACGGAGAGCGGAGAGATGGCGCTGACGCTCGGCTGCTCGGAAATCGTGCTCGAGAAACAGCGGCTGCGGGTGGTCACCGTGGGCGACATCAACAGCGAACTGAACGAAATGCAGATCGAGTCGTGGAGCAAACTGACGCGGATTCTGACACACGAAATCATGAACTCGCTCGCGCCGGTCACCTCGCTCAGCGACACGCTGCTCCACCTCGGGAGGCCGCTCGACCGGGACGTGGAGCAGGGGCTCGATACGATCTCGGCGACGAGCCGGCGACTCATGGCCTTCGTCGAGAGCTTCCGCCGCTTCACGCGGATCCCCGAACCGCAGAAGGAGCCGTTCGAGGTGCGGGAGCTGGTGCGGCAGGCGGTGGCGCTGACCGCGGCCGAGGGCGGAGGAATCGAGATCGCGACGGACATCGAACCGCAGGAGACACTCATCTACGCCGACAAGGCGCTGATGGGACAGGTGGCGGTCAATCTGCTCAAGAACGCCCGCGAGGCGGTGGGCGGCAGACCCGGAGGACGCATCGAAATCAGGGCGCGCATAGACGCCGCCGAACACGTCGTGATCGAAATAAGCAACAACGGCGGGGCGATCCCCGCCGAAGTGACCGAAAATATCTTCACGCCCTTCTTTTCGACCAAGACCGACGGCTCGGGCATCGGACTGAGCGTCTCGCGCCGCATCATGCAACTGCACGGAGGCTCGCTGCGCCTGACGGCCAACACCGACAGCCGGGTGACCTTCACGCTGCGGATCGGATAG
- the recO gene encoding DNA repair protein RecO → MKTYKGRGIVLHTLKYGDSSMVVYLLTDVGGRRSYMVQGVRSRSGRGSKLALFQPVFPVEFEGLESPRQEMHRFREVRAGFALQSLPFDVRKSTMALFMAEVLYRLVRECEPNEPLFTFVWNSVGALDAMREGVANFHLWFLANLSRLLGYRPGNDYTPGAWFDIREGEYASVRPSHPGVMSQECARLLDELLHCDVRRLGTIPLNRAQRSDFLNAMLVYFGYHLDAISAVQSVRILKEVF, encoded by the coding sequence GTGAAGACCTACAAGGGGCGCGGCATCGTGCTGCATACGCTCAAATACGGCGACTCGTCGATGGTCGTCTATCTGCTCACCGACGTCGGGGGACGGCGCAGCTACATGGTTCAGGGGGTCCGCAGCCGCAGCGGCCGGGGTTCGAAGCTGGCGCTGTTCCAGCCCGTCTTTCCCGTCGAGTTCGAGGGGTTGGAGTCCCCGCGGCAGGAGATGCACCGCTTCCGCGAGGTCCGTGCGGGCTTCGCGCTGCAAAGTCTGCCGTTCGACGTCCGCAAATCGACCATGGCGCTCTTCATGGCCGAGGTGCTGTACCGCCTGGTCCGGGAGTGCGAGCCGAACGAGCCGCTCTTCACCTTCGTCTGGAACTCGGTCGGGGCGCTCGACGCGATGCGGGAGGGGGTGGCGAACTTCCACCTTTGGTTTCTGGCCAACCTGAGCCGTCTGCTGGGCTACCGTCCGGGCAACGACTACACGCCCGGCGCCTGGTTCGACATCCGCGAGGGCGAGTACGCGTCCGTGCGCCCGTCGCATCCGGGGGTCATGTCGCAGGAGTGCGCCCGCCTGCTCGACGAGCTGCTGCACTGCGACGTGCGCCGTCTGGGGACGATTCCGCTCAACCGTGCGCAGCGTTCGGACTTTCTGAACGCCATGCTCGTCTATTTCGGCTACCACCTCGACGCCATCAGCGCCGTGCAGTCGGTCCGCATACTAAAAGAGGTATTCTGA
- the prmA gene encoding 50S ribosomal protein L11 methyltransferase — MDYTVLNVPCADDGQAEILTAELADFPFESFETEGGVLKAYIRREALADCKDGVDALLARYGTPGRYVVIETQNWNALWESNFPPVDVEGRLRIRAPFHEPAPAGETEVVLMPKMSFGTGHHATTWLMARAVLDLGVAGRTGLDMGSGTGVLAIVAAKCGAAHVDAVDIDDWADANCRENVAANGVADRVSPMLGDVRRIAGRRYDFILANINRNILAADMPAYAAALAAGGDLVMSGFLEADLPAIAGAAAREGLTLAGSASRDGWMLAHVRRP; from the coding sequence ATGGATTACACCGTGCTCAACGTCCCCTGTGCGGACGACGGACAGGCCGAGATTCTGACGGCCGAACTGGCCGACTTTCCGTTCGAGAGTTTCGAGACGGAGGGCGGCGTGCTGAAGGCTTACATCCGGCGGGAAGCGCTGGCCGACTGCAAGGACGGGGTGGATGCCCTGCTGGCGCGCTACGGGACTCCGGGACGCTATGTCGTCATCGAGACGCAGAACTGGAATGCCTTGTGGGAGAGTAATTTCCCTCCGGTGGACGTCGAGGGGCGCCTGCGCATCCGGGCGCCTTTCCACGAACCGGCCCCGGCCGGGGAGACGGAGGTGGTCCTCATGCCCAAAATGTCTTTCGGCACGGGTCATCACGCGACCACGTGGCTCATGGCCCGCGCCGTGCTGGACCTCGGGGTGGCGGGCCGCACGGGGCTCGACATGGGCAGCGGTACGGGCGTGCTGGCGATCGTCGCCGCGAAGTGCGGCGCCGCGCACGTGGACGCCGTGGACATCGACGACTGGGCCGATGCGAACTGCCGCGAGAATGTCGCCGCCAACGGCGTCGCGGACCGTGTCTCTCCGATGCTGGGCGACGTGCGGCGCATCGCCGGACGGCGTTACGACTTCATTCTGGCGAACATCAACCGCAACATCCTCGCGGCCGACATGCCGGCCTATGCCGCGGCGCTCGCCGCCGGAGGCGATCTGGTGATGAGCGGTTTTCTCGAGGCCGATCTTCCGGCGATCGCCGGCGCCGCCGCGCGCGAGGGGCTGACGCTCGCCGGGAGCGCCTCCCGCGACGGGTGGATGCTGGCGCACGTCCGGCGGCCGTAA
- the xerD gene encoding site-specific tyrosine recombinase XerD, translating into MAENTKKWEETGRRYRTYIKLEKRLSANTVESYMRDLRQFAHFILRMYDVAPAKVEEPMIRRYMAWLYDRGREKTSQARALSGVRSFFNFLMLNDRIESSPAEFVPAPKFGRQLPDVLTTDEIDRIVAAADAPTTKGLRDSAMLETLYSCGLRVSELTSLRMQDLFFGEGYIRVTGKGDKQRLVPISAAARDRIQLYLEKRRAARTGEETLFLNNRGGRLTRVMIFTILKEAARRAGIDKRISPHTFRHSFATHLLEGGASIRQVQEMLGHESILTTEIYTHLDNSRLRQTVEEHLPI; encoded by the coding sequence ATGGCAGAAAATACGAAAAAGTGGGAAGAGACCGGACGGCGTTACCGCACCTACATAAAACTGGAAAAACGGTTGTCGGCGAACACCGTGGAGTCGTACATGCGCGACCTGAGACAGTTCGCGCACTTCATCCTGCGCATGTACGACGTCGCGCCGGCCAAGGTCGAGGAGCCGATGATCCGGCGCTACATGGCCTGGCTCTACGACCGGGGGCGCGAAAAGACCTCGCAGGCACGGGCGCTGAGCGGCGTAAGGAGCTTTTTCAACTTCCTCATGCTGAACGACCGGATCGAGTCGTCGCCGGCGGAGTTCGTCCCCGCGCCCAAGTTCGGGCGGCAGCTACCCGACGTGCTCACGACCGACGAAATCGACCGCATCGTCGCCGCGGCGGACGCCCCGACGACCAAGGGGCTGCGCGACAGCGCCATGCTGGAGACCCTCTATTCGTGCGGACTGCGCGTCTCGGAGCTCACGTCGCTGCGGATGCAGGACCTCTTCTTCGGCGAGGGGTACATCCGCGTGACCGGCAAGGGCGACAAACAGCGGCTCGTGCCGATCAGCGCCGCGGCGCGGGACCGCATCCAGCTCTACCTCGAAAAGCGCCGCGCCGCGCGAACCGGCGAGGAGACGCTCTTCCTGAATAACCGCGGCGGGCGGCTGACGCGGGTGATGATCTTCACGATCCTGAAGGAGGCAGCCCGGCGGGCGGGAATCGACAAGCGGATCTCGCCCCACACGTTCCGCCACTCGTTCGCCACGCACCTGCTCGAAGGGGGCGCCAGCATCCGGCAGGTGCAGGAGATGCTGGGGCACGAAAGCATCCTGACGACCGAAATCTACACGCACCTCGACAACAGCCGCCTGCGGCAGACGGTGGAGGAACACCTTCCGATCTGA
- a CDS encoding cytosine deaminase yields MNSSAQPCRRIASNRLWTPRGIVRDPLVEVAEGGRILSVRSCGEPDRLPATEFYAGLLVPGFPSDCRAVFERLRAASASLSEQLPGLVRSDGVLVVISGLDYDTLRLTAQSRIRRL; encoded by the coding sequence ATGAATTCTTCCGCGCAGCCATGCCGGCGGATAGCCTCTAACCGGCTCTGGACGCCCCGGGGCATCGTCCGCGATCCGCTCGTGGAGGTCGCGGAGGGGGGCCGCATCCTTTCGGTCCGCAGTTGCGGCGAACCCGACCGGCTCCCCGCCACGGAGTTCTACGCCGGACTGCTCGTCCCCGGCTTCCCGTCCGACTGCCGCGCCGTTTTCGAACGCCTCCGCGCCGCCTCCGCCTCCCTTTCCGAACAGTTGCCCGGTCTCGTGCGTTCGGACGGCGTGCTGGTCGTGATTTCGGGTCTCGACTACGATACGCTGCGGCTCACGGCGCAGTCGCGGATCCGGCGGTTGTAG
- a CDS encoding DUF4296 domain-containing protein, protein MKRPLRTALLALLGLLAAACARHTIIPDETLAMIFRDAFLSNAYISEERIPTDSLRIYEPIFARYGYTTDDVHYTIGNFSKRKSARLSDVVERAIDLLEAEGKVYNRRVAILDTIDNVACRTFTRTVFADSLLRVGSLRDTARLTFSIDVEPGEYRITAHYLIDSLDRNRRGVKATVWLEKEDGSRAGVYTTSLRRNREETFTRTLTADTVHRRLHVDLLGFYGRPERPSMTVSRIRIDHTPPAADAVERLYDSQLNVRIFADEFFRAAMPADSL, encoded by the coding sequence ATGAAACGACCTCTCCGCACGGCGCTTCTGGCGCTTCTGGGGCTGCTCGCCGCGGCCTGCGCCCGCCATACGATCATTCCCGACGAGACGCTGGCGATGATCTTCCGCGACGCATTCCTCTCCAACGCCTATATTTCCGAGGAGCGCATCCCGACCGACTCGCTGCGTATCTACGAGCCGATCTTCGCCCGTTACGGCTATACGACCGACGACGTGCACTATACGATCGGCAACTTCTCGAAGCGCAAGAGCGCCCGCCTGAGCGACGTCGTCGAGCGGGCCATCGACCTGCTCGAAGCCGAAGGGAAGGTCTATAACCGCCGGGTGGCCATCCTCGATACGATCGACAACGTGGCCTGCCGGACCTTCACGCGCACCGTGTTCGCCGATTCGCTGCTTCGCGTCGGCTCGCTGCGCGACACGGCGCGGCTGACCTTCTCGATCGACGTCGAGCCGGGCGAGTACCGCATCACGGCGCATTACCTGATCGACTCGCTCGACCGCAACCGGCGGGGCGTGAAGGCGACGGTGTGGCTGGAGAAGGAGGACGGTTCGCGGGCAGGCGTCTATACGACGAGTCTCCGCCGCAACCGCGAGGAGACCTTCACGCGCACGCTGACCGCCGATACCGTCCACCGCCGCCTGCACGTCGATCTGCTGGGGTTCTACGGCCGTCCCGAGCGGCCTTCCATGACAGTCAGCCGGATCCGTATCGACCACACGCCGCCCGCCGCCGATGCGGTGGAGCGGCTTTACGACAGCCAGTTGAATGTCCGTATCTTCGCCGATGAATTCTTCCGCGCAGCCATGCCGGCGGATAGCCTCTAA
- a CDS encoding ABC transporter permease: protein MLARLFARRYLFSPHSRSVVNLISGLSVAAVAMPVAAMIVLLSVFNGFESLVRSMYSAFDPDLSITPRQGRTFSAGAVDTAALARIPGVGAVSFLLEQSALLERGGRQATAVVRGVDDAYGTVFPLSDAVVTGAWRVREGDRNYLVVGQAMAWTLGVRSLADADVALYAVRRGSFSSLLPIENYTRRTVPVGGIFSLDLETEQSYVLTSLELAQRLFNYPDRVSSLVVRLAPGADAERVRRAVAEEAGDGFRVRTRDELRASFYRIMTYEKWGIFFIALLVLVVASFSVVGALAMLIVEKRDDIATLRALGADLGLVRSVFRAEGLLICALGAAAGVVLGVGASLVQQHFGLIEIPAETFLTKSYPVEFRPADLAAVLAAFAAVALLLTGITVRGMIKNGKR from the coding sequence ATGCTCGCACGCCTCTTCGCTCGCCGCTATCTCTTTTCGCCTCACTCCCGGTCGGTGGTCAATCTGATTTCGGGACTGAGCGTCGCGGCCGTTGCGATGCCTGTCGCTGCGATGATCGTCCTGCTGTCGGTCTTCAACGGTTTCGAGTCGCTCGTGCGCTCCATGTATTCGGCCTTCGATCCCGACCTGAGCATCACCCCGCGGCAGGGCCGGACCTTCTCCGCCGGGGCGGTCGATACGGCCGCGCTGGCCCGCATCCCGGGTGTCGGGGCCGTCTCCTTCCTGCTGGAGCAGAGTGCGCTGCTCGAGCGCGGCGGACGACAGGCCACCGCCGTCGTGCGGGGTGTGGACGACGCCTACGGGACGGTCTTCCCGCTCTCCGACGCCGTCGTGACGGGCGCGTGGCGGGTCCGCGAGGGCGACCGGAATTACCTCGTGGTCGGGCAGGCGATGGCCTGGACGCTGGGCGTCCGGTCGCTCGCCGATGCCGACGTGGCGCTCTACGCCGTCCGTCGGGGATCGTTCTCCTCGCTGCTGCCGATCGAGAACTACACGCGCCGCACGGTCCCGGTGGGCGGGATCTTCTCCCTCGACCTGGAGACCGAGCAGAGCTATGTCCTCACCTCGCTGGAGCTGGCGCAGCGCCTTTTCAACTATCCGGACCGCGTCTCCTCGCTGGTCGTCCGGCTCGCTCCCGGGGCCGATGCGGAGCGGGTCCGCCGGGCCGTGGCGGAGGAGGCGGGCGACGGATTCCGCGTCCGCACGCGCGACGAGCTGCGCGCCTCGTTCTACCGCATCATGACCTACGAGAAGTGGGGCATCTTCTTCATCGCCCTGCTGGTGCTCGTCGTGGCCTCCTTCTCGGTGGTGGGGGCGCTGGCCATGCTGATCGTCGAGAAGCGGGACGACATCGCCACGCTCCGCGCCCTGGGGGCCGATCTGGGGCTGGTGCGGTCCGTGTTCCGCGCCGAAGGGCTGCTGATCTGCGCCTTGGGGGCCGCCGCCGGTGTCGTGCTCGGTGTGGGCGCGAGCCTCGTGCAGCAGCATTTCGGGCTGATCGAGATTCCCGCCGAAACCTTTCTTACGAAGAGTTACCCCGTGGAGTTCCGCCCTGCGGACCTCGCGGCCGTGCTGGCGGCCTTCGCCGCCGTCGCGCTGCTGCTGACCGGCATCACGGTGCGGGGCATGATAAAAAACGGAAAACGATGA
- the rbfA gene encoding 30S ribosome-binding factor RbfA — protein sequence METTRQQKIAKQIQKDVAEIFQKEGAAVVRGSLVTVTAVRVSPDFGYAKIYVSVFPFERSAGMMKTLEQQNWFIRRALGQRIRNQLKNVPEIQFFLDDSLEYIEHIEQALK from the coding sequence ATGGAAACCACCCGTCAGCAGAAAATCGCCAAGCAGATTCAGAAGGACGTGGCCGAAATCTTCCAGAAGGAGGGTGCGGCCGTCGTCCGCGGGTCGCTCGTCACGGTTACGGCCGTGCGCGTGTCGCCCGACTTCGGATACGCCAAAATCTATGTCAGCGTCTTCCCCTTCGAGCGCAGCGCCGGGATGATGAAGACCCTCGAACAGCAGAACTGGTTCATCCGCCGGGCTTTGGGCCAGCGCATCCGCAACCAGTTGAAGAACGTCCCCGAAATCCAGTTTTTCCTCGACGATTCGCTCGAATACATCGAGCATATCGAACAGGCGTTGAAATAG
- a CDS encoding outer membrane beta-barrel protein, with protein MTLRRYILAAASVLPALLAWNGASAQHTLGFIAGYGMANGRFQPQQEMRALWGMYSGGLTWRYYGRQRFVGGFGVDLEFQQSGFSFATNSSQVEEKKDYLYYTRHVNTLVMPVVWQPHFYMIRNHVRVYFEAAATFSYNLSSTYENEQAKRRGEADWRGDYRFKTPRDSRWGYGLAGGGGIAFLIRRYELNFRVRYYFGYSDIVRNRNRYADGGIDGPENPFPATPMRSPLDNLTISVGLNYRFNKEGFETWKPRPKRSKNREVFKYEL; from the coding sequence ATGACACTGAGACGATATATTCTTGCGGCGGCGTCGGTGCTGCCGGCGCTTCTGGCCTGGAACGGCGCTTCGGCGCAGCATACGCTGGGCTTCATCGCGGGCTACGGCATGGCCAACGGCCGTTTCCAGCCCCAGCAGGAGATGCGCGCCCTGTGGGGCATGTACAGCGGCGGCCTCACGTGGCGCTACTACGGCCGCCAGCGTTTCGTGGGGGGCTTCGGCGTGGACCTCGAATTTCAGCAGTCGGGATTCTCCTTCGCGACCAACTCCTCGCAGGTCGAGGAGAAGAAGGACTACCTCTACTACACGCGCCATGTCAATACGCTCGTGATGCCGGTCGTCTGGCAGCCGCATTTCTACATGATCCGCAACCATGTGCGAGTCTATTTCGAGGCCGCGGCCACCTTCTCCTATAACCTCTCCTCCACCTACGAGAACGAGCAGGCGAAGCGGCGGGGCGAAGCGGACTGGCGGGGCGACTACCGTTTCAAGACGCCGCGCGACAGCCGGTGGGGCTACGGACTGGCCGGCGGCGGCGGCATCGCCTTCCTGATCCGCCGCTACGAACTGAACTTCCGCGTGCGCTACTACTTCGGCTATTCGGACATCGTGCGCAACCGCAACCGCTATGCCGACGGCGGCATCGACGGTCCGGAGAATCCCTTCCCGGCGACGCCGATGCGGTCGCCGCTCGACAACCTGACGATCTCCGTGGGGCTCAACTACCGCTTCAACAAGGAGGGCTTCGAGACCTGGAAACCGCGGCCCAAACGGTCGAAGAACCGCGAAGTGTTCAAATACGAATTGTAA
- a CDS encoding Ig-like domain-containing domain: MNTRRRHTLNLLRGVVALLFASAFLSRCASMMTPTGGPIDSLPPVIVNMVPDNFSTNRPTVNHGKIYIEFDEFIQIKDQQKEFFTSPQMKKKPTITQRGRGIVIQLRDTLLPNTTYSLNFGSAIRDNNEGNPLYSMRYVFSTGPEIDSMVFSGYTADSYKADSVSKSFIWFFPADSVENVPEYDSTIFKYKPAVIARAETNGIFIAQNLKPIPYRIYAVEDKNDNQMYEPGSDQVGFLDGTYNPAEMPDFAIWYDSLRQYVTAEPQLYFRMFTDKAFRRQLLSESERPLQHKAMLYFGAANPRITSLRFDSIPEDRVIVDPQTEGRDTIALWFNVPSASLPDTIKGTITYFKHDTVNRLQEVTEDLKLPWRLIETKEQERERERLERERRKAEAAGEEWTEPEKENPFAFKLPLSGEINPEEHLTVDFDYPLARLDSAALLLTFTAGDQSIEDVPVHMRPDTAQLLRWHISAPWKLGGEYTLTIPAGAITDVAGFSNDSIIGKYTVFDPEKFATVKIHVVGRDDGTKYIVQLLDGNNSLKQEKRNVGTGDIRFNYVPAGDIKFRIIEDRNGNGKWDSGNLVERRQPERAEFFVNAEGEDTFATKTNWEIEFTMDMNRIFAPVTMQSLSRLLDEREAQRQRREAEKRAKEGPKRDDRNRQQNNSNANFNSAGSMFNTFR; encoded by the coding sequence ATGAATACCCGCAGACGACATACCCTGAACCTGCTGCGCGGCGTCGTCGCGCTGCTCTTCGCGTCGGCCTTTCTGAGCCGCTGCGCGAGCATGATGACCCCCACGGGCGGTCCGATCGACTCGCTGCCTCCCGTGATCGTGAACATGGTCCCGGACAACTTCTCCACGAACCGGCCTACGGTGAACCATGGAAAGATCTACATCGAGTTCGACGAGTTCATCCAGATCAAGGACCAGCAGAAGGAGTTCTTCACCTCGCCGCAGATGAAGAAGAAGCCGACGATCACCCAGCGCGGGCGCGGCATCGTCATCCAACTGCGCGACACGCTGCTGCCCAATACGACCTATTCGCTCAACTTCGGCAGCGCCATCCGTGACAACAACGAGGGCAACCCGCTCTATTCGATGCGCTACGTCTTCTCGACGGGCCCCGAGATCGACTCGATGGTCTTTTCGGGCTATACGGCCGACAGCTACAAGGCCGATTCCGTGTCGAAGAGCTTCATCTGGTTCTTCCCGGCCGACTCGGTGGAGAACGTCCCGGAATACGACTCCACGATTTTCAAGTACAAACCCGCCGTCATCGCCCGCGCCGAGACGAACGGCATCTTCATCGCGCAGAACCTCAAGCCGATTCCCTACCGCATCTATGCCGTCGAGGACAAGAACGACAACCAGATGTACGAACCGGGTTCGGACCAGGTGGGCTTCCTCGACGGGACCTACAACCCGGCCGAGATGCCCGATTTCGCCATCTGGTACGACTCGCTGCGCCAGTATGTGACCGCCGAGCCGCAGCTCTATTTCCGCATGTTCACCGACAAGGCGTTCCGCCGCCAGCTCCTCTCCGAGAGCGAGCGGCCCCTGCAGCACAAGGCGATGCTCTATTTCGGCGCGGCGAATCCCCGCATCACCTCGCTGCGTTTCGACAGCATTCCCGAGGACCGGGTGATCGTGGACCCGCAGACCGAGGGGCGCGATACGATCGCACTGTGGTTCAACGTCCCTTCGGCGTCGCTTCCCGACACGATCAAGGGCACGATCACCTACTTCAAGCACGACACGGTCAATCGCCTGCAGGAGGTCACCGAGGATTTGAAACTCCCGTGGCGGCTGATCGAGACCAAGGAGCAGGAGCGCGAGCGCGAACGCCTCGAACGCGAACGCCGTAAGGCCGAGGCGGCGGGCGAGGAGTGGACCGAACCCGAGAAGGAGAATCCCTTCGCCTTCAAACTCCCGCTTTCGGGCGAGATCAACCCCGAGGAGCACCTGACCGTCGATTTCGACTATCCTCTCGCACGGCTCGATTCGGCGGCGCTGCTGCTGACCTTCACGGCCGGGGACCAGTCGATCGAGGACGTTCCCGTGCACATGCGCCCCGACACGGCGCAGTTGCTCCGCTGGCACATTTCCGCCCCCTGGAAACTCGGGGGCGAATATACGCTGACCATTCCCGCCGGGGCCATCACCGACGTCGCGGGTTTCTCGAACGATTCGATCATCGGCAAGTACACGGTCTTCGATCCCGAGAAGTTCGCCACGGTGAAGATTCATGTCGTGGGGCGCGACGACGGTACGAAGTACATCGTGCAACTGCTCGACGGCAACAACTCCCTCAAGCAGGAGAAGCGCAACGTCGGGACGGGCGACATCCGGTTCAACTACGTCCCGGCCGGCGACATCAAGTTCCGCATCATCGAGGACCGCAACGGCAACGGCAAATGGGACTCGGGCAATCTGGTGGAGCGCCGCCAGCCCGAGCGGGCCGAATTCTTCGTCAATGCGGAGGGCGAGGACACCTTCGCCACGAAAACCAACTGGGAGATCGAGTTCACGATGGACATGAACCGGATCTTCGCCCCCGTCACGATGCAGTCGCTTTCGCGCCTGCTGGACGAGCGCGAGGCGCAGCGGCAGCGGCGCGAGGCGGAGAAGCGCGCCAAGGAGGGCCCGAAGCGCGACGACAGAAACCGTCAGCAGAACAATTCGAACGCGAACTTCAACTCCGCGGGCAGCATGTTCAACACGTTCAGATAG